From the genome of Streptomyces sp. S4.7:
CATGTGTCAGCTCATGCGCGAGGGTGGTGCGGCCCTGCGGCGACGAGGGGTCGTAGGCGTCGCGTTGGAAGACCACGCTGTTGCCCACGGTGTACGCGTGCGCGCCGACGCCCTTCGCCGACTCGTGGGCTGCGGCGTCGTTGTGGACGCGTACGTCGGAGAAGTCCGCGCCCATCCGGTTCTCCATGTCCGCCCGGGTGTCGGCGTCCAGCGGGGAGCCGCCCGACGACACGACCTCGTGGACCGGCGAACGCCGCTCCTCCTCGGCCTCGGCCCGGTCCGGCGAACCGCTCCGTGAGCGCTGGATCATCGGGCCGAGCGCGCTGTTGCCCACGGCGCGCTGGAGAGCGCCCATCCCGGCGACGCCGATCACATCGGCCCGCCCTCCGGCCGCCGCGCGGTAGAGGTGATGAGCCCGCTCGGAGACCTGTCCGGAATCACGTGCGTGGCCATGCCGGCCGTCCTCGTGATCAGCCACTTGCTCACGGTCGTGGCCGTGATCGTGGTCGTGGTCGTGGTGGTGTTCATGGCCGTGATCGAGGTCGTGTGCGTTCATCGTCATCTCCCCTGACCGCACCGGTCGTTCGGCTGCCGGGCCGGGGTCCGCGCCGCGGCGTTCCCCACACTCCACCCTTTGCCGCCGACGCCGTCCCGGTCCAGGCCGCGCACCGGCCCGGCCGGGGCACCCGGCGATGCCCCATCGGGCAACCCGGAAAGCGCGACGCCGCCGGACCCGGAAGCCTGACGGCTGCTCCGGGTCCGGCGGCGCGGTGTTCGGCTCAGACGCCGACGCCGAAGTCGGTGGCGATGCCGGAGAGGCCGGAGGCGTAACCCTGGCCCACGGCGCGGAACTTCCACTCGGCGCCGTTGCGGTACAGCTCGCCGAAGACCATGGCGGTCTCCGTCGAGGCGTCCTCGGTGAGGTCGTAGCGCGCGAGTTCGGCGCCGCCGTCCTGGTTCACCACGCGGATGAACGCGTTGCGGACCTGGCCGAAGCTCTGGCTGCGCGACTCGGCCTCGTGGATGGAGACCGGGAAGACGATCTTGTCGACATCGGCGGGGACACCGGCGAGGTCGACCTTCAGCGACTCGTCGTCGCCCTCGCCCTCACCGGTGAGGTTGTCACCAGTGTGCTCGACCGAACCGTCGGGGCTCTTCAGGTTGTTGTAGAAGATGAAGTGCTGGTCGGAGGGGACCTTGCCGGCCGCGTTGACCAGCAGCGCGCTCGCGTCGAGGTCGAAGTCGGCGCCGGTGGTGCTGCGCGCGTCCCAGCCCAGGCCGACGAGCACCGCCGTCAGGCCCGGCGCTTCCTTGCTGAGCGAAACGTTGCCGCCTTTGGAGAGGGAAACTCCCACGATCTTCTCCTGGTGCTCGAAGGTATGGACTGAGTAAAATCTACAACACTGTAGAAATTGTGAGCGGCGCAGGGGGAGTGGTGCGCGGGCGGGCGGGCGGTTGTGCGGACGGATGGTCGGACGGACGGACGGACGGAGCGGTGCGGGGGGTACGCCCCGCCCCCCGCACCGCCGACTGTCGGCCGTAGCGCTTGCTTCTACAGCACTGTAGAAACTAACAGCACGGGTACGGCGGCACACACCGGACAGCCCTACGGTGTGAACGCCCGCCGCACCGTGAGTGCGAGCGCCGCGCGGCGGCGGTCGTGGGCCGACTCCGGTTCGTCGTCGCTCGCGGCGTACATGACGCTGGCCGGCGACCAGGTCATCGACATGGCCGTGACCATGGCGAGCACTTCTGTCGCCGGGATCGACGGGTCGACGACGCCCTGCGCCTGTGCGTCGGTGATCGACCGCAGTTTCTCGGTGTCGTGCCCCGGCATGAAGTGGAACAGGTCACCGGTGGGGGTGCGTTCGAGGCGGGCCCAGGTGGCCAGGCGGACGAGTTCGGGATGGACGAGGTAGGCGTCGTA
Proteins encoded in this window:
- a CDS encoding DUF4157 domain-containing protein → MTMNAHDLDHGHEHHHDHDHDHGHDREQVADHEDGRHGHARDSGQVSERAHHLYRAAAGGRADVIGVAGMGALQRAVGNSALGPMIQRSRSGSPDRAEAEEERRSPVHEVVSSGGSPLDADTRADMENRMGADFSDVRVHNDAAAHESAKGVGAHAYTVGNSVVFQRDAYDPSSPQGRTTLAHELTHVIQQREGPVEGTEAPGGIRVSDPSDRFEREAVANADRVLADPVPAAPANVSDGASVPAPATAAASVQREATEDEEEQPADVQGSFVQRAATGGPEEEEEAPPA
- a CDS encoding TerD family protein, translated to MGVSLSKGGNVSLSKEAPGLTAVLVGLGWDARSTTGADFDLDASALLVNAAGKVPSDQHFIFYNNLKSPDGSVEHTGDNLTGEGEGDDESLKVDLAGVPADVDKIVFPVSIHEAESRSQSFGQVRNAFIRVVNQDGGAELARYDLTEDASTETAMVFGELYRNGAEWKFRAVGQGYASGLSGIATDFGVGV
- a CDS encoding TetR family transcriptional regulator; its protein translation is MKTGQITSAGQASRRRLLDAATAEFAAYGIAGARVDRISAAAQVNKAQLYAYFGNKDKLFDAVFAEHLDLIVGTVPATGDDLPGYAVRLYDAYLVHPELVRLATWARLERTPTGDLFHFMPGHDTEKLRSITDAQAQGVVDPSIPATEVLAMVTAMSMTWSPASVMYAASDDEPESAHDRRRAALALTVRRAFTP